Part of the Paenibacillus guangzhouensis genome is shown below.
TTATGCATAGGGGATGATAGATATGAAACAAGGAGATATCATTATTTATGCCTGTGTCATTATAGGAGCAGGGGTTGGACTTATGCTGGATCAAGCATTTCCGGGAGTATTAGTTGGACTTGGATTGGGATATTTAATTAAATATGCTGTATATAAAGAAAAAGAAAATTAGCATGTATCAATCATCGGAGGTGCCTGTACTTGATTCATATTAAAGAAGTTGCGAAACAAACGAAGATCACGGTCAGAACACTTCGGTACTATGATCAAACCGGATTATTGACAGCCTCATCCAAAACAGAAGGTGGACATCGCCTATATTCAGAAGAGGATTTAAAGAAACTTCAATCTATCCAATTTTTAAAAGAAATGGGTTACAGTTTGCAAGATATTAGAGATATGCTATCTGATTCTAAGTGGGATTGGTCGATTAGTTTGAAAAGCCAGTTAGTTTATATCATGGAAGAGCAAGCAAGATTAAAGAGTATAGAGTCATCACTGCGGGAATTGATAAATGGTATTGCAGTCGAAGGTGGGAATCACCATATTGCGATACAGAAACTTATTCAGTTATGGAATCAAAATAAAAAGAGATTACTTCCCTTCAAGGAGCGCATGTTTAAGGATAAGGAGATTGAGGAGGTTTGGACAAGACTTCCAAAAATGAATGGAGAAGACCCTGACTCTCTGGAGTGGATTGCTCTGCTAGGTCAAATAAAACGACATATGGAGGATGATCCTGCCTCATCAAGAGTGCAAGGTATCAT
Proteins encoded:
- a CDS encoding MerR family transcriptional regulator, with amino-acid sequence MIHIKEVAKQTKITVRTLRYYDQTGLLTASSKTEGGHRLYSEEDLKKLQSIQFLKEMGYSLQDIRDMLSDSKWDWSISLKSQLVYIMEEQARLKSIESSLRELINGIAVEGGNHHIAIQKLIQLWNQNKKRLLPFKERMFKDKEIEEVWTRLPKMNGEDPDSLEWIALLGQIKRHMEDDPASSRVQGIIRRMLEKQVEEFKDEDEFIDKLWDIRKCPNQSEMLGLYPIEKEVLDFMERAYHIHISSLQGSSSEQGGVS